The following is a genomic window from Babesia bovis T2Bo chromosome 4 map unlocalized Chr4_1, whole genome shotgun sequence.
TACCAGAGGAGAATGCCGCGCGTCCGTTGCTCTATAAGGTTGCAGGACCAACTTCGGAGCCTGTAGGCCTCCCCCTTTACATTGTAACCAACAACCAATTTGAGCACATAGTAAGTTTTGTTTCGATCATTTTAAGCTCTATTTATAGGTGGAGGAAACTGGCCACTATGCCTTTTGCATTACCAACACTTCTACCAAGTCGAATACGTTTTTATTTAACTATCGTGTTGAGACTGGCTTTAACAAAGATCTGTCATCATTATCTACCATTGAAGACGCCAATAGCGTATTGAAATTTGCAGAGCAGTTGTTGGAGAATACTCACATCATTGTGGATCGCACAGAGACTTACAGTTCTCGAGAGGCCTTATATTCGGAGATATTGGATTATATGAACACTCGCATCATCCGTTGGTCAACTTGTCAGATGATTTTTTTGATCTGCATCTGCTTCTTTcagatatattacattagCTCATTCTTTGAGGTAAAGAGCTTTGTGTGATGATCGGGTAAGCATACTAATCCTTACTTTGATTACGTTTTAACGTATTAGATGAGGTATAATCTGGTCGTTTCATCGGTTGAAATTTGTTTAGACATTGTTAAATCATTATTTGTGCTGTTTTGTCCGTTTGATCAGTATTCGGCACTGCATCACTGATGACCTAGTTACGTCGTACTTTTGTTTAGACAATATTTGTTATTACCAAGAGGTAATAATGTAGTAACCTTTGTAAAACAAAGCAGGGTTCTTAGAAATCCTCATTAAAGCTGATTGAGCCTCCACTATTTTCTTCCACTGGCTGTATCTTGCGTTGAATTTGTCTAACCTGGGTTGATGCATTCCCGGTGAAGATACTTGGTTTAAGCCATCCGAGTTCCACCTTAACTCTGTGTTCTTCAGTGTTTCCTGTTATTAATAGGCACTGATTGACGTTGTTTTTAATGTATTGTGAAAGATGATCTACATCAAATTGATATGGTATA
Proteins encoded in this region:
- a CDS encoding emp24/gp25L/p24 family/GOLD protein; the encoded protein is MACLRIALAVSTLVTAGVTLAMQITLEGQETRCFIAGANNREKITGSVESLPEENAARPLLYKVAGPTSEPVGLPLYIVTNNQFEHIVEETGHYAFCITNTSTKSNTFLFNYRVETGFNKDLSSLSTIEDANSVLKFAEQLLENTHIIVDRTETYSSREALYSEILDYMNTRIIRWSTCQMIFLICICFFQIYYISSFFEVKSFV